A window of the Bdellovibrio sp. ZAP7 genome harbors these coding sequences:
- a CDS encoding bifunctional 2-polyprenyl-6-hydroxyphenol methylase/3-demethylubiquinol 3-O-methyltransferase UbiG produces MKAQYQTFIGSNVQNNPESNTFANVVALKGLCERDTIRHLQAVIHDYYPQVMGLSALDLSSGQGVAAMTLAELGFNVAAFDMNRESIAILQRIAWQQDLNIYFGMGGILQIEKLQKRFDLIHESDCLVKIPHAHERKAFLAAVRNTLVSGGKFVISTSVLTENYDVTDTFESIRMGEDHIVWRQTPDAEAPGVVQDDGKNWVAQKRLSTPAEIKLEMMNAGFEVLEEQLTVHPGNNPGTLRMVLASTSQC; encoded by the coding sequence ATGAAAGCACAATACCAAACATTCATCGGAAGCAACGTTCAAAACAATCCCGAGTCAAACACCTTCGCTAACGTAGTTGCTCTTAAAGGACTTTGCGAGCGCGACACTATTCGCCACTTGCAGGCGGTCATTCATGATTACTACCCACAAGTGATGGGTCTCTCAGCCCTCGATTTGTCTTCAGGTCAGGGAGTGGCAGCAATGACTTTGGCAGAGCTTGGCTTCAACGTGGCCGCATTTGATATGAATCGTGAATCCATAGCTATTCTACAAAGAATCGCTTGGCAGCAAGATCTAAACATTTATTTCGGAATGGGTGGAATTTTGCAGATCGAAAAACTGCAAAAAAGATTCGATCTGATTCATGAGTCTGATTGCTTGGTAAAAATCCCTCATGCGCATGAGCGTAAAGCGTTCCTGGCTGCGGTACGAAACACATTGGTGTCAGGTGGTAAATTCGTCATCAGCACTTCAGTATTAACTGAGAACTATGACGTGACTGACACTTTTGAATCTATCCGTATGGGGGAGGATCACATCGTATGGCGCCAAACTCCGGATGCAGAAGCTCCAGGTGTGGTTCAAGATGATGGTAAAAACTGGGTTGCGCAAAAACGACTTTCAACTCCAGCTGAAATCAAATTAGAAATGATGAATGCCGGTTTCGAGGTTTTAGAAGAACAATTAACAGTTCACCCTGGTAACAATCCCGGCACTCTTCGTATGGTCTTAGCTAGCACTTCGCAGTGCTAG
- a CDS encoding beta-propeller fold lactonase family protein, translating to MKTILGILSFLLLILSGCAPETGSKASPQMRTSRLVYILNSGDNTIGQFRLNTSGNLEALTIPTVATGSCPRMMVMDKKGEHVYVGNYCDDTISQFQVGQDGALSEIGAPVSIPALAEAMVLSPDGRFIYTTSFQDRSISRYQINTDGTLSLVGATSHPDVPLNLIFSPSGKYVYVASLAIDDITQYEVHSDGSLSLLSPATVPTQSCPSGPLGVKTVQGHDYVYVLSCAGAQIENYKIGTDGALSSQGVVTTGLFPINFAFTSMNVYTANIGDASISSYSIQVNGELQNLSQISIPAGLTPENVEVDELNNEVYILDSFSNKILRYAKNVGGTLRSEPNLVIDSGATPSRILFK from the coding sequence ATGAAAACCATACTTGGAATTTTATCCTTTCTGCTTTTAATTTTGTCTGGATGTGCCCCTGAGACAGGCTCAAAAGCTTCACCGCAAATGCGCACCTCTCGATTGGTATACATTCTTAATTCCGGAGATAACACCATCGGACAGTTTCGGCTGAACACATCAGGAAATTTGGAAGCATTGACTATTCCAACAGTGGCGACTGGTTCGTGTCCACGAATGATGGTGATGGATAAAAAAGGGGAGCACGTCTACGTAGGAAACTATTGCGACGACACGATCTCTCAATTTCAAGTGGGGCAGGATGGGGCTTTAAGTGAAATCGGAGCTCCTGTGTCAATTCCCGCGTTAGCAGAAGCCATGGTGCTTTCACCAGATGGTAGATTTATTTACACAACCAGCTTCCAGGACAGAAGCATTTCTCGGTACCAAATCAACACAGACGGCACTCTTTCTTTAGTCGGGGCCACCTCACATCCTGATGTTCCGCTAAATTTGATTTTCTCACCCTCAGGAAAATACGTCTATGTTGCAAGCCTCGCGATAGACGACATTACTCAGTACGAAGTTCACTCTGATGGCAGTCTTTCGCTGCTATCACCTGCAACAGTTCCAACACAAAGTTGTCCCTCTGGCCCATTGGGGGTAAAGACAGTCCAAGGGCATGACTACGTCTATGTTTTAAGTTGCGCGGGAGCGCAAATAGAAAACTACAAAATTGGCACCGATGGCGCCCTTAGTTCACAAGGAGTTGTGACGACCGGATTGTTTCCAATAAATTTTGCGTTTACTTCCATGAATGTCTACACGGCGAATATCGGTGATGCGAGCATTTCATCATACTCGATTCAAGTTAATGGCGAGCTTCAGAATCTTTCACAGATTTCGATTCCTGCGGGATTAACTCCGGAAAATGTCGAAGTTGATGAGTTGAATAATGAGGTCTACATTTTGGATTCGTTCTCCAATAAAATTCTAAGATACGCAAAAAATGTGGGCGGCACGCTGAGATCAGAGCCAAATCTAGTTATTGATTCAGGCGCTACTCCTAGCCGTATTTTATTTAAATAA
- a CDS encoding SMP-30/gluconolactonase/LRE family protein has product MNKTIHSLFLTALVSVFICACQSKPGKTEPQTLAGIDISKAPSSEVYDSPESVHWVPEVRAWFVSSMGGPNILAKDNYGWITRLDENGKVTDPRWVQAGFHAPGGICHLGKDLYVVDRDGIVVVNIDKAAITAKIEMPGVVFPNDSACDPRDQSVYVTDMAANKIYRWKKGMEKAEVWFESRDLDTPNGLEIDGDKLYVITWGPIVDTATSKTSRPGYLRFIDMKTKKISMGTGDALGNMDGITKAGKYMFGTDWMGGRIFRFDEKKKPRVWAQGFSHIADVGYSAELKVIGIPEMSTNRVYFIDVK; this is encoded by the coding sequence TTGAATAAAACTATTCATTCACTGTTTTTGACTGCTCTTGTTTCTGTTTTCATCTGCGCCTGCCAAAGCAAACCAGGCAAGACAGAGCCGCAAACGCTTGCGGGAATTGATATTTCAAAAGCACCCTCTTCGGAAGTTTATGATTCCCCTGAGTCAGTTCACTGGGTCCCAGAGGTGCGCGCTTGGTTCGTGAGCAGCATGGGCGGCCCCAATATCCTGGCGAAAGATAACTATGGCTGGATCACTCGCCTGGATGAGAATGGTAAAGTCACTGACCCGCGCTGGGTGCAGGCAGGCTTCCATGCGCCGGGTGGGATTTGCCACCTGGGGAAAGATCTTTACGTAGTAGATCGCGACGGCATTGTGGTGGTGAACATAGATAAAGCTGCGATTACCGCGAAAATTGAAATGCCGGGTGTCGTATTTCCAAATGACTCTGCCTGCGATCCTCGAGATCAATCTGTGTATGTGACAGATATGGCGGCCAATAAGATCTATCGCTGGAAAAAAGGCATGGAAAAAGCGGAGGTATGGTTTGAGTCTCGGGATTTGGATACTCCGAACGGCCTTGAGATTGATGGTGACAAATTATATGTAATCACTTGGGGTCCGATTGTAGATACGGCCACTTCTAAAACCTCTCGCCCGGGGTATTTGCGTTTTATTGATATGAAGACCAAGAAGATCTCGATGGGAACGGGAGATGCCTTGGGCAACATGGACGGAATCACTAAGGCGGGAAAGTACATGTTTGGTACCGACTGGATGGGTGGACGTATTTTCCGCTTTGACGAAAAGAAGAAACCCCGCGTTTGGGCACAGGGTTTCTCGCATATTGCAGACGTTGGTTACTCGGCTGAGTTAAAAGTGATTGGTATCCCTGAGATGAGTACGAATCGCGTGTATTTCATTGATGTGAAATAG
- a CDS encoding multidrug efflux SMR transporter, whose product MPYAYLAAAIVFEILGTIGMKYADGFTRLIPSVLMVLCFAISFFCITFALKTLPVSLVYAIWAGVGTAIMAVVGLVMFNEPLPIQKVVATSLIILGVVMLNFSGQHAGEQVAAETEVKEMKRVPSTTVVNPSSVEMPGRTALVNRNSG is encoded by the coding sequence ATGCCATATGCATATCTTGCGGCGGCAATTGTATTCGAGATCTTGGGGACTATCGGTATGAAATACGCGGACGGCTTTACTCGGCTGATTCCGTCGGTATTAATGGTTCTCTGTTTTGCTATTTCTTTCTTCTGTATCACTTTTGCTTTGAAAACACTTCCAGTCAGTCTCGTCTATGCGATTTGGGCTGGGGTTGGAACAGCTATCATGGCAGTTGTGGGCCTTGTCATGTTCAATGAACCACTTCCTATTCAGAAAGTAGTTGCGACATCTCTTATCATTCTTGGTGTGGTGATGTTGAACTTCTCTGGTCAGCACGCTGGTGAACAAGTTGCTGCCGAAACGGAAGTGAAAGAAATGAAAAGAGTTCCTTCAACCACAGTCGTAAACCCTTCTTCGGTAGAAATGCCAGGAAGAACGGCATTGGTGAATCGAAACTCTGGCTAA
- a CDS encoding NADPH-dependent FMN reductase, which produces MKILCFAPVLRKGSFNKKLIRIAKSYAEEFPGAEVELCEFNEFPMPIYDGDLEVEKGIPEAVNKLAEKITAADAIIISSPEYNGSIPGPFKNAIDWISRLKPVPLESKQILLIGASISQFAAIKGNFHSRVPFHVLKSFVYPDYFGVAFSETAFDEEDQLKDQKQSERLKKLVSSFLQYASRTETPFDRLGEFFEEQKHSHDEKHPH; this is translated from the coding sequence ATGAAGATACTTTGTTTCGCACCCGTTTTAAGAAAAGGCTCCTTCAATAAAAAACTAATCCGCATCGCCAAATCCTATGCCGAAGAATTTCCCGGAGCAGAAGTCGAACTCTGCGAATTCAATGAATTCCCCATGCCCATCTACGATGGCGACCTCGAAGTAGAAAAAGGAATTCCCGAAGCTGTAAATAAACTCGCAGAGAAAATCACGGCAGCCGATGCCATCATCATTTCTTCACCCGAATACAACGGCAGTATCCCAGGACCGTTTAAAAACGCCATAGACTGGATCTCAAGACTTAAACCGGTTCCACTCGAGTCAAAGCAGATCCTGCTGATCGGAGCGTCTATAAGCCAATTTGCAGCGATTAAAGGCAACTTCCACAGCCGAGTGCCATTTCACGTATTAAAATCATTCGTTTACCCGGACTATTTCGGCGTAGCTTTCTCGGAAACTGCCTTCGACGAAGAAGATCAGCTAAAAGATCAAAAGCAAAGCGAACGATTAAAAAAACTTGTTTCAAGTTTCCTGCAGTACGCCTCAAGAACAGAAACACCTTTCGATCGCCTGGGAGAATTCTTCGAGGAACAAAAACACAGCCACGACGAAAAACACCCACATTGA
- the kdpA gene encoding potassium-transporting ATPase subunit KdpA: MAFAGVNLVQVIAALMAVIFVTPFLGGYMFKIFSGQRNILISILRPVERAVYRVSGIQETDEMNWKEYAKTLLIFNLIGIVFLMLLQMVQAHLPLNPEKLGSVSWHLAFNTAVSFVTNTNWQAYSGENTLSYLTQMLGLGVQNFVSAATGLGVLLAIARGISNKQNPHLGNFWVDLTRGTVHLLLPLSVIFAIVLMGQGVIQNFLPYDHVKTVEGYEQVIPQGPAASQIAIKQLGSNGGGFFGVNSAHPFENPTPLTNFLELIAILAIAAGCTYLFGLIVGSRRQGWVLFGVMMTLMTALLAASLWSEYHFGSMEGKETRFGMTNTVIWSVFTTVASNGSVNGMLSSMSPLSGGIAMLNMMLGEVIFGGVGAGMYGILLYVILTVFLAGLMVGRTPEYLGKKIEAREITWVMVGVLAPCATILLGSAVSVVSSLGLAGLGHQGPHGLSEILYAFSSAAGNNGSAFGSLSVNTVFYNLMLGVAMLIGRFAIIIPVLIVAGSLSIKKIAPPSSGTFKTDSLLFGGLLAGVILIVGALTFFPALSLGPILEHLLMVT; encoded by the coding sequence ATGGCATTTGCTGGTGTGAATCTCGTCCAAGTGATTGCGGCGTTGATGGCTGTGATTTTTGTGACCCCGTTTTTGGGTGGCTATATGTTCAAAATATTTAGTGGGCAGCGAAATATTTTGATTTCTATTTTACGACCTGTTGAGAGAGCCGTTTATAGGGTTTCTGGTATTCAGGAAACAGATGAAATGAATTGGAAAGAGTATGCGAAAACTCTGCTGATTTTTAACTTAATTGGGATTGTGTTTTTGATGCTGCTGCAGATGGTGCAGGCACATTTGCCATTGAATCCGGAAAAGCTGGGAAGTGTTTCGTGGCATTTGGCTTTTAATACGGCTGTGAGTTTTGTGACGAATACAAACTGGCAGGCGTATTCTGGAGAAAATACTTTAAGTTATCTTACTCAAATGCTTGGTCTTGGAGTGCAAAACTTTGTGAGTGCGGCGACGGGGCTTGGAGTCTTATTGGCAATCGCTCGTGGTATTTCTAATAAGCAAAACCCTCATCTTGGAAATTTCTGGGTGGATTTAACTCGCGGGACGGTTCATTTGCTTTTACCACTGTCGGTGATTTTCGCAATCGTCCTGATGGGCCAAGGAGTGATTCAGAACTTTCTTCCATATGACCATGTGAAAACTGTTGAAGGTTATGAGCAAGTTATTCCTCAAGGACCGGCGGCTTCGCAAATTGCGATTAAGCAGCTGGGCTCAAATGGTGGTGGATTTTTCGGAGTTAACAGTGCTCATCCATTTGAAAATCCGACACCGCTGACTAATTTTCTGGAGTTGATTGCGATCCTGGCGATTGCGGCTGGTTGCACTTACTTGTTTGGTTTGATCGTTGGATCTCGTCGACAGGGATGGGTGTTGTTTGGCGTGATGATGACTCTGATGACGGCGTTGCTTGCTGCCTCCCTGTGGTCTGAGTATCACTTTGGGAGCATGGAGGGAAAAGAGACCCGATTCGGAATGACCAACACCGTGATTTGGTCGGTCTTTACGACGGTTGCTTCCAATGGGTCGGTGAACGGAATGCTTTCAAGCATGTCACCTCTGTCTGGTGGGATTGCGATGCTGAATATGATGTTGGGCGAAGTGATATTTGGCGGAGTTGGTGCCGGCATGTATGGAATTCTTTTGTATGTCATTCTGACTGTTTTCTTGGCGGGACTGATGGTCGGTCGAACTCCTGAATATTTGGGCAAAAAAATTGAGGCGCGTGAAATTACCTGGGTGATGGTTGGAGTCTTGGCTCCTTGTGCGACGATTCTGTTGGGCTCGGCGGTATCGGTCGTGAGTTCTCTTGGGCTTGCGGGATTAGGACATCAAGGCCCGCATGGTTTGAGTGAAATCTTATATGCGTTTTCTTCGGCTGCGGGTAATAACGGCTCGGCATTTGGCAGTCTTAGTGTGAATACGGTTTTCTATAATTTGATGTTGGGTGTTGCTATGTTGATTGGGCGTTTCGCGATCATCATTCCTGTATTGATTGTCGCTGGCAGTTTGAGCATTAAGAAGATCGCGCCGCCGTCTTCTGGAACTTTTAAAACAGATTCTCTGTTGTTTGGAGGATTGTTGGCAGGTGTGATTTTAATTGTCGGTGCGCTGACATTTTTTCCGGCTCTTTCTTTAGGGCCTATTTTAGAACATCTTTTGATGGTTACTTAA
- the kdpB gene encoding potassium-transporting ATPase subunit KdpB — MKNSFFDKSLFIEAVKASFVKLDPRVQWGNPVMFVTWMGAVVVTMIVVSLITQGRAFSFELQIAMWLWFTVLFANFSEALAEGRGKAQAESLKKTKAHSVARKMVHGKEISLAAADLRSGDVVVCEAGDIIPGDGEVIEGIATVDESAITGESAPVIRESGGDRSAVTGGTRVISDRILVRITADPGQSFLDRMINLVEGASRQKTPNEIALSILLIALTVVFVLAVSTLKFFAEFSAAAAHQDLSGVVTFTVLIALLVCLIPTTIGGLLSAIGISGMDRMIRKNVIAKSGRAVEAAGDIDVLMLDKTGTITLGNRMASEFIPVPGIKDEALAEAAQLASLSDETPEGRSIVVLAKHKYSLRAKSLEPHMAEFVPFTAQTRMSGVNLNNQQGVVMIRKGAGDAIQKHVESLGGNYPLAAREIVERIAKQGGTPLVVSEGSRVLGVVYLKDIVKGGIKERFAELRKMGIRTVMVTGDNPLTAAAIAAEAGVDDYIAQATPEMKLARIREEQGRGHLVAMTGDGTNDAPALAQADVGVAMNTGTQAAREAGNMVDLDSNPTKLIEIVETGKQLLMTRGALTTFSVANDVAKYFAIIPAMFATLYATQTMKGPLAHLNIMGLHSPQSAVLSAVIFNALIIVFLIPLALRGVEYKPMGANVILRKNIINYGLGGLIVPFVGIKLIDLLIVAVGVVS; from the coding sequence ATGAAAAATTCGTTTTTTGATAAGAGTCTTTTTATTGAAGCCGTTAAGGCAAGCTTTGTGAAGCTGGATCCACGGGTTCAGTGGGGAAATCCTGTGATGTTTGTCACCTGGATGGGAGCAGTTGTGGTGACGATGATTGTAGTATCGTTGATCACCCAGGGACGGGCGTTTTCCTTTGAATTGCAAATTGCTATGTGGCTATGGTTTACGGTTTTGTTCGCAAACTTTTCAGAGGCATTGGCGGAAGGACGTGGAAAAGCCCAGGCCGAGAGTTTAAAGAAAACGAAAGCTCACAGCGTTGCTCGTAAAATGGTGCACGGTAAAGAGATAAGTTTGGCGGCGGCTGATCTTCGCTCTGGCGATGTCGTGGTTTGCGAAGCGGGTGATATTATTCCGGGTGATGGAGAAGTGATTGAGGGGATTGCGACTGTGGACGAATCCGCTATCACTGGAGAGTCGGCTCCCGTTATTCGTGAAAGTGGCGGAGACCGCAGTGCGGTGACAGGGGGAACACGAGTGATCAGTGATCGCATCCTTGTTCGTATCACTGCAGATCCTGGGCAAAGTTTTTTGGATCGAATGATTAATTTGGTTGAGGGTGCCAGTCGTCAAAAGACTCCTAATGAAATTGCCCTCAGTATTCTTCTTATCGCACTGACGGTGGTGTTTGTTCTTGCGGTATCGACGCTGAAATTCTTTGCCGAGTTTTCGGCAGCGGCGGCTCATCAGGATCTTTCAGGAGTTGTGACATTTACGGTGTTGATTGCGCTGCTGGTTTGTTTAATTCCGACAACGATTGGTGGATTGCTAAGTGCAATTGGTATTAGTGGCATGGATCGTATGATTCGAAAAAATGTAATTGCAAAAAGTGGTCGTGCGGTTGAGGCCGCAGGAGACATCGACGTTTTGATGCTTGATAAAACAGGCACAATCACTTTGGGAAATCGCATGGCCAGTGAGTTTATTCCTGTGCCTGGCATCAAAGACGAAGCCTTGGCGGAAGCAGCGCAATTGGCTTCGCTTAGTGACGAAACCCCTGAAGGACGTTCGATCGTGGTGCTTGCGAAACATAAGTATTCTTTGCGCGCAAAATCTTTGGAACCACATATGGCGGAGTTTGTACCGTTTACGGCGCAGACTCGAATGAGTGGCGTTAATTTAAACAATCAGCAAGGTGTTGTGATGATTCGCAAAGGGGCTGGCGACGCGATTCAAAAACATGTGGAATCGCTGGGCGGGAATTATCCTTTGGCTGCACGAGAAATTGTTGAACGCATTGCTAAGCAAGGTGGAACACCGTTAGTTGTTTCAGAGGGAAGTAGAGTCCTTGGTGTCGTCTATCTTAAAGACATCGTAAAGGGTGGAATCAAGGAGCGATTTGCCGAGCTTCGCAAAATGGGCATTCGTACGGTGATGGTGACAGGCGACAATCCTTTAACTGCGGCGGCAATTGCTGCGGAAGCCGGTGTGGATGACTATATTGCGCAAGCAACACCGGAAATGAAGCTCGCTCGCATCAGGGAAGAACAAGGGCGTGGCCATCTAGTGGCGATGACAGGTGATGGAACGAATGACGCTCCGGCATTAGCTCAGGCGGATGTGGGGGTAGCGATGAATACGGGAACTCAGGCGGCCAGAGAAGCTGGAAATATGGTTGATCTGGATTCTAATCCGACCAAGTTAATTGAGATTGTTGAAACAGGAAAGCAGCTTTTGATGACTCGTGGAGCTCTGACGACGTTCAGTGTGGCGAATGACGTTGCGAAATATTTTGCAATCATCCCTGCGATGTTTGCGACTTTATATGCGACCCAGACAATGAAGGGTCCTTTGGCGCATTTGAATATTATGGGGCTGCATTCGCCACAAAGTGCAGTTTTAAGTGCCGTGATTTTTAATGCACTAATCATTGTGTTCCTCATTCCTTTGGCGCTGCGAGGTGTGGAATACAAACCGATGGGTGCCAATGTCATTTTAAGAAAAAATATTATCAACTATGGATTGGGTGGTTTGATTGTACCTTTTGTCGGAATAAAACTCATTGATCTGTTGATCGTGGCGGTGGGAGTTGTGTCATGA
- the kdpC gene encoding potassium-transporting ATPase subunit KdpC, translating to MKNLWTGVRIFTALSLLAGIAYPLLVTGIGLAAFPEQVRGSLVTKNDVVVGSSLLGQKFTGEGYFKSRPSAVDYNGMSSGASNMSPTNETLKKAIAERQAQGLTREMLYASGSGLDPEISPEAAIDQVERIAKERKLTATQTELVSRLVQEYTQPRQWGFMGEPRVNVLKLNLALDQKL from the coding sequence ATGAAAAATCTTTGGACCGGTGTTCGTATTTTTACTGCTTTGTCGCTGCTCGCAGGAATTGCTTATCCTCTGTTGGTCACTGGAATAGGTCTGGCTGCCTTTCCTGAGCAAGTTCGAGGTTCCTTAGTTACGAAAAATGATGTGGTGGTGGGCTCGTCTTTACTGGGACAGAAATTTACTGGTGAGGGCTATTTTAAGTCCCGTCCCTCGGCCGTGGATTATAATGGCATGAGCTCGGGAGCCAGTAATATGTCTCCAACAAATGAAACTTTAAAAAAAGCAATTGCTGAGCGTCAGGCTCAAGGCTTAACGCGAGAAATGCTCTATGCGTCTGGAAGCGGATTGGATCCTGAAATCAGTCCTGAGGCCGCAATTGACCAAGTCGAGCGAATCGCCAAGGAGCGTAAATTAACGGCGACGCAGACAGAACTAGTCAGTCGCTTGGTTCAGGAATACACTCAGCCTCGGCAATGGGGTTTCATGGGTGAGCCCCGTGTGAATGTTTTAAAGCTTAATTTAGCTTTGGATCAGAAATTATGA